A single genomic interval of Microbacterium sp. LWO14-1.2 harbors:
- the xerD gene encoding site-specific tyrosine recombinase XerD, with amino-acid sequence MQLDRALDSYLRHVTIERGLSDHTIAAYRRDLAGYLEWLTADGIADTAEITPAVVGRFIAERSSGEPAPAATSLARLQSSVRGWHRFLAREGIEDDDPSGRLRPPKAPRRLPKALTIDQVERLLAAPSAEEPIGIRDRALLELLYATGARVSEAVGLDVDDVSHGDVLRLRGKGSKERIVPVGSYARAAVDAYLTRVRPGLAAKGRASARLFLGARGAPLSRQSAWLVIRDAAERAQITSEVSPHTLRHSFATHLLQGGADVRVVQELLGHASVATTQIYTHVSVDTLRDVYATSHPRAR; translated from the coding sequence ATGCAGCTCGACCGCGCGCTCGACTCGTACCTGCGCCATGTGACGATCGAGCGCGGTCTGAGCGATCACACGATCGCCGCCTACCGGCGCGATCTCGCCGGATACCTCGAGTGGCTGACCGCAGACGGCATCGCCGACACGGCGGAGATCACTCCCGCGGTCGTCGGGCGCTTCATCGCGGAGCGGTCCTCCGGTGAGCCCGCACCGGCGGCCACGAGCCTCGCGAGACTCCAGTCGTCGGTGCGTGGCTGGCACCGCTTCCTCGCGCGGGAGGGCATCGAGGACGACGATCCGAGCGGCCGCCTCCGTCCGCCGAAAGCTCCGCGTCGGCTGCCGAAGGCCCTCACGATCGATCAGGTCGAGCGGCTGCTGGCGGCGCCGTCGGCCGAGGAGCCGATCGGCATCCGCGACCGTGCACTGCTCGAGCTGCTCTACGCCACCGGCGCTCGTGTGTCGGAAGCGGTGGGCCTCGACGTCGACGACGTCTCGCACGGCGACGTGCTGCGGCTGCGAGGCAAGGGCTCGAAGGAACGCATCGTGCCCGTCGGCTCGTATGCGCGCGCGGCCGTCGACGCGTACCTCACGCGCGTGCGCCCCGGTCTCGCGGCCAAGGGGCGGGCGTCGGCGCGGCTGTTCCTCGGCGCCCGCGGGGCGCCCCTCTCGCGTCAGAGCGCCTGGCTCGTGATCCGGGATGCCGCCGAGCGCGCGCAGATCACGTCCGAGGTGTCGCCGCACACGCTCCGGCACTCGTTCGCGACCCACCTGCTGCAGGGCGGCGCCGACGTCCGCGTGGTCCAGGAACTGCTCGGACACGCCTCGGTCGCCACGACGCAGATCTACACCCACGTGTCCGTGGACACGCTGCGCGACGTCTACGCGACCTCGCATCCGCGAGCGCGCTGA
- the recN gene encoding DNA repair protein RecN, protein MIEEMRMQGLGVIADAVLPLGAGFTAITGETGAGKTMVVTGLGLLLGARADSGAVRAGAAQASVAGVWIVPEKGEVADIVADAGGELEPAGAGSAELYVSRTLSAEGRSRASVGGRAAPAGVLSSLADELVVVHGQSEQLRLRSAAAQRDALDRFGGAPIATALGAYAAAFARWRDLDAEIADITQNRDRRAEEATRLRESLALIEATAPEPGEDVELTARAERLANAEDLRLAATLAHNALSNEEGEPDASVLVAEARRSLERVTDSTLTDISAGLADIGYRVADLAGQLSAYLADLDESGPHELAAVEERRAALGTLVRAHGSLDEALELWRTGATRLAELDDDGYRITRLETERDAARSELDDLAAALTAERTAAAARLGAAVTEELHALAMPDATLEVAVTPGAESAHGRDDVGILLAPHPGAEPRSVSKGASGGELSRVMLAIEVVIAGTDPVPTFVFDEVDAGIGGAAAIEVGRRLARLAEKSQVIAVTHLAQVAAFANNHLSVVKSHDGAVTASSVRRLEGEEREAEMARLLSGLADSDAALTHARELLSLGV, encoded by the coding sequence GTGATCGAGGAGATGCGGATGCAGGGGCTCGGCGTGATTGCCGACGCCGTCCTCCCGCTGGGCGCAGGCTTCACCGCGATCACCGGCGAGACCGGCGCGGGGAAGACGATGGTCGTCACGGGTCTCGGACTGCTGCTGGGGGCTCGCGCCGACTCGGGCGCCGTGCGCGCCGGTGCCGCGCAGGCCTCGGTCGCGGGGGTCTGGATCGTGCCCGAGAAGGGCGAGGTCGCCGACATCGTCGCCGACGCCGGCGGCGAGCTCGAGCCGGCGGGCGCCGGCTCAGCCGAGCTGTACGTCTCCCGCACCCTGAGCGCAGAGGGACGCAGTCGCGCGAGCGTGGGCGGACGCGCCGCGCCGGCCGGAGTGCTGTCGTCGTTGGCCGACGAACTCGTCGTCGTGCACGGGCAGTCGGAGCAGCTGCGGCTGCGGTCGGCCGCCGCGCAGCGCGACGCCCTCGACCGGTTCGGCGGTGCACCGATCGCGACCGCGCTCGGGGCCTACGCGGCAGCCTTCGCGCGCTGGCGCGACCTGGATGCCGAGATCGCCGACATCACCCAGAACCGCGACCGTCGAGCCGAGGAGGCCACGAGGCTGCGCGAGTCCCTCGCACTGATCGAGGCGACAGCACCGGAGCCCGGAGAAGACGTCGAGCTCACCGCCCGCGCCGAGCGCCTCGCCAACGCCGAGGACCTGCGTCTCGCCGCGACCCTCGCTCACAACGCGCTGTCGAACGAGGAGGGAGAGCCTGACGCCTCCGTTCTCGTCGCAGAGGCGCGTCGATCGCTCGAGCGCGTGACCGACTCGACTCTCACCGACATCTCCGCCGGTCTCGCCGACATCGGGTACCGCGTCGCCGACCTCGCCGGGCAGCTCTCGGCCTACCTCGCCGACCTCGACGAGTCCGGACCCCACGAGCTCGCCGCCGTCGAAGAGCGTCGCGCAGCGCTCGGAACACTCGTGCGCGCGCACGGCTCCCTCGACGAGGCGCTCGAGCTCTGGCGCACCGGAGCGACCAGGCTCGCCGAGCTCGACGACGACGGCTACCGCATCACGCGACTCGAAACCGAGCGCGACGCCGCCCGCAGCGAGCTCGACGACCTCGCCGCCGCGCTGACCGCAGAACGCACCGCAGCGGCGGCCCGCCTCGGCGCCGCCGTGACGGAAGAGCTGCACGCCCTGGCGATGCCCGACGCGACGCTCGAGGTGGCGGTCACCCCTGGCGCGGAGAGCGCGCACGGTCGCGACGACGTCGGCATCCTGCTCGCGCCGCATCCGGGCGCCGAGCCGCGCTCGGTGTCGAAGGGCGCCTCGGGAGGCGAACTGTCCCGTGTGATGCTGGCCATCGAGGTCGTCATCGCCGGCACCGACCCCGTCCCGACGTTCGTGTTCGACGAGGTCGATGCCGGGATCGGCGGAGCCGCGGCGATCGAGGTCGGCCGACGACTCGCCCGACTCGCAGAGAAGTCGCAGGTCATCGCGGTGACCCACCTCGCGCAGGTCGCAGCCTTCGCGAACAACCACCTCTCGGTCGTGAAATCGCACGACGGAGCGGTCACGGCCTCCAGCGTCCGCCGACTCGAGGGGGAGGAGCGCGAAGCCGAGATGGCCAGGCTGCTCTCCGGACTCGCCGATTCGGACGCCGCACTCACCCATGCCCGCGAACTTCTCAGCCTCGGCGTCTGA
- a CDS encoding CTP synthase has translation MNSSSAGPKNDTTKHIFVTGGVVSSLGKGLTAASLGNLLTARGLRVVMQKLDPYLNVDPGTMNPFQHGEVFVTDDGAETDLDIGHYERFLDINLSQAANVTTGQIYSQVIARERRGEYLGDTVQVIPHITDEIKRRMRLQATEDPQPDVIITEVGGTVGDIESQPFLESARQLRHELGRDNVFFVHVSLVPFMGASGEQKTKPTQHSVAALRQVGIQPDALVLRSDRPVSESNRNKIALMCDVDAEGVINTVDLPSIYDIPSTLNEQGLDSYIVRRLGLDQKAEEVDWTRWNRVLHAVHNPKHEVTIGLVGKYIDLPDAYLSVTEAIKAGGFAQETKVNIRWIPSDLCETPDGAREQLAALDGICVPGGFGIRGIEGKLGALKFAREQGIPTLGLCLGLQCMVIEYARDVADIAGASSTEFDPETSEPVIATMAEQVEILDGGDLGGTMRLGLYQAALAEGSLAREVYGAPIASERHRHRYEVNNAYRSRLSEAGLVFSGLNPELDLVEYVELPRDVHPYYIATQAHPELRSRPTDPHPLFRGLVGAAIERHRASELFDVEADA, from the coding sequence ATGAACTCTTCTTCTGCGGGGCCCAAAAACGACACGACCAAGCACATCTTCGTGACTGGTGGTGTCGTTTCGTCTTTGGGCAAGGGGCTCACCGCGGCCAGCCTCGGCAACCTGCTCACCGCTCGCGGACTCCGCGTCGTGATGCAGAAGCTCGACCCGTACCTGAACGTCGATCCCGGCACGATGAACCCGTTCCAGCACGGTGAGGTCTTCGTCACCGACGACGGCGCCGAGACCGATCTCGACATCGGCCACTACGAGCGCTTCCTCGACATCAACCTGTCGCAGGCGGCCAACGTCACGACGGGTCAGATCTACTCGCAGGTCATCGCGCGCGAGCGCCGCGGCGAGTACCTGGGCGACACCGTGCAGGTGATCCCGCACATCACCGATGAGATCAAGCGCCGCATGCGCCTGCAGGCGACCGAGGACCCGCAGCCCGACGTCATCATCACCGAGGTCGGCGGCACCGTCGGCGACATCGAATCGCAGCCGTTCCTCGAGTCCGCCCGTCAGCTGCGTCACGAGCTCGGCCGCGACAACGTGTTCTTCGTGCACGTCTCTCTGGTGCCGTTCATGGGGGCGTCGGGCGAGCAGAAGACCAAGCCCACTCAGCACTCGGTGGCTGCGCTCCGCCAGGTCGGCATCCAGCCCGACGCGCTCGTGTTGCGCAGCGACCGTCCGGTCAGCGAGAGCAACCGCAACAAGATCGCTCTCATGTGCGACGTGGATGCCGAGGGCGTCATCAACACGGTCGACCTGCCGAGCATCTACGACATCCCCTCGACTCTCAACGAGCAGGGGCTGGACTCGTACATCGTGCGCCGCCTCGGCCTCGACCAGAAGGCGGAAGAGGTCGACTGGACGCGCTGGAACCGCGTGCTGCACGCCGTGCACAACCCGAAGCACGAGGTCACGATCGGGCTCGTCGGGAAGTACATCGATCTGCCGGACGCCTATCTGTCCGTCACCGAGGCGATCAAGGCCGGCGGCTTCGCGCAGGAGACCAAGGTCAACATCCGGTGGATCCCCTCCGACCTGTGCGAGACGCCCGACGGTGCCCGAGAGCAGCTCGCGGCGCTCGACGGCATCTGCGTGCCAGGCGGATTCGGCATCCGCGGCATCGAGGGCAAGCTCGGCGCGTTGAAGTTCGCACGCGAGCAGGGCATTCCGACCCTCGGTCTCTGCCTCGGCCTGCAGTGCATGGTCATCGAGTACGCGCGTGACGTCGCCGACATCGCCGGCGCGTCGTCGACCGAGTTCGACCCCGAGACCAGCGAGCCCGTCATCGCCACCATGGCCGAGCAGGTCGAGATCCTCGACGGCGGCGACCTCGGGGGCACCATGCGGCTCGGCCTCTACCAGGCGGCTCTCGCCGAGGGGTCGCTGGCCCGCGAGGTCTACGGCGCGCCGATCGCGTCCGAGCGCCACCGCCACCGCTACGAGGTCAACAACGCCTACCGGTCGCGTCTGTCCGAGGCGGGACTCGTGTTCTCGGGGCTGAACCCCGAGCTCGACCTCGTCGAGTACGTCGAGCTGCCGCGCGACGTGCACCCGTACTACATCGCCACGCAGGCGCACCCGGAGCTCCGCTCGCGTCCGACAGACCCGCACCCGCTCTTCCGTGGACTGGTGGGCGCCGCGATCGAGCGCCACCGCGCGAGCGAGCTGTTCGATGTCGAAGCCGATGCCTGA
- a CDS encoding NUDIX hydrolase, with protein sequence MPENPVAAGELRDEAFEPEVLQSDLAFEGAVWNVRDDRVRYGDGEIRRQYVEHTGAVAILALDDDGRVLLIQQYRHPIRHRDWELPAGLLDVDGEEPLAAAQRELAEEADLVAAHWEPLVSSWTTPGGNDEAIHIFLATGVSAAPSAHQREDEEADIRVEWVPLDAVIAAVMAGRMRNGILTIGVLATAQRLRDRA encoded by the coding sequence ATGCCTGAGAACCCGGTCGCCGCGGGCGAGCTCCGCGACGAGGCCTTCGAACCCGAGGTGCTGCAGAGCGACCTCGCGTTCGAGGGCGCCGTCTGGAACGTCCGCGACGACCGCGTGCGCTACGGCGACGGTGAGATCCGTCGGCAGTACGTCGAGCACACCGGCGCGGTCGCGATCCTCGCGCTCGATGACGACGGGCGGGTGCTGCTGATCCAGCAGTACCGGCATCCGATCCGTCACCGCGACTGGGAGCTGCCCGCCGGTCTGCTCGACGTCGACGGCGAGGAGCCGCTGGCTGCGGCGCAGCGGGAGCTGGCGGAGGAGGCGGATCTGGTCGCCGCCCACTGGGAGCCGCTCGTCTCGTCGTGGACCACTCCCGGGGGCAACGACGAGGCGATCCACATCTTCCTCGCGACCGGGGTCTCGGCCGCGCCGTCCGCGCACCAGCGCGAGGACGAGGAAGCCGACATCCGTGTCGAATGGGTTCCGCTCGACGCGGTGATCGCGGCGGTCATGGCGGGGCGGATGCGCAACGGCATCCTCACCATCGGCGTGTTGGCGACCGCGCAGAGGCTGCGCGACCGGGCCTGA